The following proteins are co-located in the Bacillota bacterium genome:
- the thrS gene encoding threonine--tRNA ligase produces the protein MIKVTLKDGSVMEFNKGITIKEVTESISIGLARVAMVCEVDGVVRDLSYSLQKDCKLNILTFEDEGGREAYRHTTSHIMAQAVKRLYPDVKLAIGPSIDTGFYYDFDTEKPFSVEDLEKIEEEMKKIIKEDFTIERFTLPKDEAIKFMEEKGEPYKVELIKDLPEGEEISFYKQGEFIDLCAGPHVPSTGKIKAFKLLSVAGAYWRGNEKNKMLQRIYGTSFPKKSQLDEYLFRLEEAKKRDHRKLGRELDLFDIMEEGPGFPFFLPKGMVLRNVLEDYWREEHRKRGYQEIRTPIILNEDLWHRSGHWDHYKENMYFTKIDDENYAIKPMNCPGGMLVYKRRLHSYRDLPQRMAEMGLVHRHELSGVLHGLMRVRCFTQDDAHIFMTPEHVKDEVQGVINLIDDFYRVFGFKYHVELSTRPENSMGSEEQWEMATNALKDAMESIGMKYKINEGDGAFYGPKIDFHLEDSIGRTWQCGTIQLDFQMPERFDLTYIGPDGEKHRPVMIHRVVFGSIERFIAILTEHFAGAFPVWLAPVQVKILPLIDKHYEYAAEVMKILQQKRLRVEMDSRNEKIGYKIREAQLEKVPYMLVIGDKEMEKGEVAVRSRKEGDLGPMAVDKFIEKITNEINKKIL, from the coding sequence ATGATAAAAGTTACTCTTAAAGATGGAAGTGTTATGGAATTTAACAAAGGCATTACTATTAAGGAAGTTACTGAAAGCATCAGTATAGGGCTTGCCCGGGTAGCCATGGTCTGTGAAGTTGACGGGGTTGTGCGGGATTTAAGTTATTCTCTTCAAAAAGACTGCAAATTGAACATCCTTACTTTTGAAGATGAAGGGGGGAGGGAAGCATACAGGCATACTACTTCCCACATAATGGCCCAGGCTGTAAAAAGACTTTATCCTGATGTTAAACTGGCAATAGGTCCTTCGATTGACACAGGTTTTTACTATGATTTCGATACGGAAAAGCCATTTTCTGTTGAGGACCTGGAAAAAATAGAAGAGGAAATGAAGAAAATTATCAAGGAAGATTTCACTATTGAAAGATTTACCCTTCCAAAGGATGAGGCAATTAAATTTATGGAGGAAAAAGGTGAGCCGTATAAAGTTGAATTAATAAAGGATTTACCGGAAGGAGAAGAAATATCTTTTTATAAGCAGGGTGAATTTATAGATTTGTGTGCCGGCCCTCATGTGCCTTCTACAGGGAAAATAAAAGCTTTCAAGCTTTTATCCGTTGCAGGTGCCTATTGGAGAGGAAATGAAAAAAATAAAATGTTGCAGAGAATATACGGTACTTCCTTCCCGAAAAAAAGCCAGTTGGATGAATACCTTTTCAGGCTTGAAGAAGCCAAAAAGAGAGACCACAGGAAGTTGGGAAGAGAACTTGACCTTTTTGATATTATGGAGGAAGGCCCCGGATTTCCTTTCTTTCTTCCCAAAGGTATGGTCTTGAGAAATGTACTTGAAGACTACTGGCGTGAAGAACATAGAAAGAGAGGGTACCAGGAAATAAGGACACCCATTATTCTCAATGAAGATTTGTGGCATCGTTCAGGCCATTGGGACCATTATAAAGAAAATATGTACTTTACTAAAATAGATGATGAAAACTATGCAATAAAGCCAATGAACTGCCCAGGTGGAATGTTGGTTTATAAAAGAAGGCTGCATTCTTACAGGGATTTGCCCCAAAGGATGGCAGAGATGGGACTTGTCCACAGGCATGAGCTTTCCGGGGTGCTTCATGGGTTAATGAGAGTTAGATGTTTTACTCAGGATGATGCCCATATATTTATGACACCCGAGCATGTCAAAGATGAAGTTCAAGGGGTAATTAACCTTATTGACGATTTTTACAGGGTGTTTGGTTTTAAATACCATGTAGAGCTTTCTACCAGGCCTGAGAATTCCATGGGTTCAGAGGAACAATGGGAAATGGCAACCAATGCATTAAAGGATGCAATGGAATCTATTGGCATGAAGTATAAAATTAATGAGGGGGATGGTGCGTTTTACGGCCCCAAAATAGACTTTCATCTCGAGGATTCCATAGGACGTACCTGGCAATGCGGGACTATACAACTTGATTTTCAGATGCCCGAAAGGTTTGATTTAACATATATAGGGCCTGACGGCGAAAAACACAGACCTGTAATGATCCACAGGGTTGTCTTTGGAAGCATAGAGAGGTTTATTGCAATACTGACTGAGCATTTCGCAGGAGCTTTTCCTGTATGGCTTGCTCCAGTCCAGGTTAAAATATTGCCCCTTATAGATAAACATTACGAGTATGCGGCTGAAGTAATGAAAATATTGCAACAAAAACGTTTAAGGGTTGAGATGGATTCAAGGAATGAGAAAATCGGATACAAAATAAGGGAAGCGCAACTTGAAAAGGTACCTTATATGCTGGTTATAGGGGATAAGGAAATGGAAAAGGGTGAAGTTGCTGTAAGGTCGAGGAAAGAAGGCGACTTAGGTCCTATGGCTGTAGATAAGTTTATAGAGAAAATTACAAATGAAATTAATAAAAAAATATTATAA
- a CDS encoding zinc-ribbon domain-containing protein gives MPLFDNLSKKVSEAAQAAAKKSTELVEITKLNMNISSEEDKIKKLYIKIGESIYAKFCSGLQIDPDFINDCEEIKSHLEAIKGLKAKIMEIKNIKLCTSCGTEIDRNVMFCPKCGAKQEQGAQAAGGQGSSSVSTFCTKCGASVVPGAAFCPSCGNKLN, from the coding sequence ATGCCGTTATTTGATAACCTTAGCAAAAAGGTCAGTGAAGCAGCCCAGGCTGCCGCAAAAAAATCTACTGAACTTGTTGAAATCACAAAATTAAACATGAACATCAGCTCAGAAGAAGATAAGATCAAAAAACTATACATAAAAATCGGTGAAAGTATTTACGCAAAATTTTGCTCTGGCCTCCAAATAGACCCGGATTTTATCAATGACTGCGAAGAAATAAAGTCTCATCTAGAAGCAATAAAGGGTTTAAAGGCCAAAATTATGGAAATCAAAAATATTAAACTGTGCACATCATGTGGAACAGAAATTGACAGAAATGTAATGTTCTGTCCCAAATGCGGTGCAAAACAGGAACAAGGAGCACAAGCTGCTGGAGGGCAAGGTAGCAGTTCCGTCAGCACTTTTTGCACAAAATGCGGCGCATCTGTTGTGCCAGGTGCAGCATTTTGCCCAAGCTGTGGTAATAAGTTAAATTAG